GGGGCATCATGGCGTTGGCCGCGTCGGAGGGGACGTTGATGTCACGCATCCCATGAGTGAAGAGGGTCGCGGCGCACGCGACAACGATGAACCAGGCAACAACGTCGGTAAAGATTGAGCCGACGATGACGTCGAGACGGGACGCCTTGTACTGACGTACGCCGACTCCTTTCTCGACAATCGAGGACTGAAGATAGAACTGCATCCATGGGGTGATCGTCGTGCCGATAACGCCGACAGTCATGTAGACGTAGTCGCGGTCCTTCCAGACGGCGCGCGGCGGAAGCTTCACGGTTTCGAGGAGGGCGAGGTGCCAGTTGGGGCCGCTGAGTACGCCAGTGACGATGTACGCGATGTAGAAAACGCTGGCGGCGAGGAATACTTTTTCGACGTTCTTGTAGTTGCCCTTGACGACCAGCGCCCAGACGAAGAAGGCACAAACGGGAACACTGATGTATTTGCTGATGTGGAAGAGTTGCAGCGATCCTGCGATACCGGAGAACTCCGCGACAACGTTGCCGAAGTTCACGATGACGAGGAGGATCAGCATAATGAAAGTCATGCGGAGCCCAAACTCTTCGCGGATAAGGTCGGAGAGGCCTTTGCCGGTGACGACGCCCATGCGAGCGCACATCTCCTGCACCACGATAAGGGCGAGCGTGATGGGGATCATCGTCCAGAGGAGCGTGTACCCGTAGTGCGCGCCAGCCTGCGAGTAGGTGAGGATGCCGCCGGCGTCGTTATCCACGTTGGCGGTAATGAAGCCAGGACCAAGGACGGCGAGGAAGAGGAAGATGCTGGTGCGCCAGCGGCGCCAGAGCGAAGCGGCCATCTCAGCTCACCGCCTTGAGGGTGAGCCCGCTCCGCTCCCGCTGGACAAGTTCGTGCAGGCGAAGTGCGGGAACTTCCAAGGAAGGGTCTCCGGCAACTTCGACGTTGGTGCGGATGTGCCCAGGCTTCTTGGACGAGAAAAGGATGATGCTCTCAGGGTTCGCGACGAGGGAGGCCTTGAGCATCAGCTTCGCGAGGGACTCTGCATTGGCCAGATCGTGGCCTGTCGCTTCGGACCAGCGTTCTTGGCGGCTCGGATCGGCCAATAAGGACGTATAGAGGGTACGGAAGTCTTCGGTCAGCGCCCGATGGTGGATACGGAATGACTTTCCGGGAACAGTTGCCGGGTCCAGAACAGACCATTCGTACTGCGTGACCGGGCAATAGGCGGGTTTCTCGGACAATAAGGCGGGGATCTTTGCCCGGCCACTTCCAACTCCAAACGTACCGATCTTTCCCTGGTTCACCGAAGACCTCAAAAAAAACAACAACTCATCATCTTGTAGATCCCCTGCGCTGACCTCGTGAAGGAGCCAGAGGTCGATATGGTCGGTCTTCAACGCGGCGAGGCTGCGCTCGAGAGCCGTGCGAGCTGCATTAGCGTTGAAAGCGGGCTGCTCTTCGCGACGTACGACATTCATGGCTAGGCCCGCC
This genomic window from Granulicella sibirica contains:
- a CDS encoding Nramp family divalent metal transporter — encoded protein: MAASLWRRWRTSIFLFLAVLGPGFITANVDNDAGGILTYSQAGAHYGYTLLWTMIPITLALIVVQEMCARMGVVTGKGLSDLIREEFGLRMTFIMLILLVIVNFGNVVAEFSGIAGSLQLFHISKYISVPVCAFFVWALVVKGNYKNVEKVFLAASVFYIAYIVTGVLSGPNWHLALLETVKLPPRAVWKDRDYVYMTVGVIGTTITPWMQFYLQSSIVEKGVGVRQYKASRLDVIVGSIFTDVVAWFIVVACAATLFTHGMRDINVPSDAANAMMPLAGKYAFILFAAGLFNASLFAASILPLSTAYTVCEGMGFESGLDKSFDEAPFFYWFYSLLIAFGAAVVLIPNFPLVRITILSQVLNGILLPVVLIFMLKLINKHDLMGEYTNSRWFNVIAWTTSAIVTGLTAILLWNTVHPVKP
- a CDS encoding aldo/keto reductase; this translates as MQEIALATTGRTTTRLGFGCSSIMGGLNRRDSLTMLEAAVEAGITHFDVAPSYGYGQAEACLGEVCRRHAGKLTVTSKYGIPGSKNQSLISLARGIAGPIIRRVPGLKQGMAGLAMNVVRREEQPAFNANAARTALERSLAALKTDHIDLWLLHEVSAGDLQDDELLFFLRSSVNQGKIGTFGVGSGRAKIPALLSEKPAYCPVTQYEWSVLDPATVPGKSFRIHHRALTEDFRTLYTSLLADPSRQERWSEATGHDLANAESLAKLMLKASLVANPESIILFSSKKPGHIRTNVEVAGDPSLEVPALRLHELVQRERSGLTLKAVS